CTCGTCCACTTTCCacaaagctaaaaataatttgctgCAAACAAAACAGCTCAAAAGGAAAActtgattattttataaaaatattttgttacgttaaagaaaattttaccatttttctCTGTTGCTCTTTTTACTGCTCCACCACGCCCCTCTGATTTCTTTTCCGTTGGCGCTTTGTCGatattaaacgaaaataaaatataaacaacaaaaaaatgcgacaaaaaattgtaagtttttcctttctttgtcGCTGTGGGTTGGTGGGGGTAGGGCCGGAATACCTGTGTAGCagaggtgggcgtggcagtgggGTGGAAATTGTTATTGAATGCCATGCTCGGGCAACTCGACAATTTTTTcccattgcatacttttaagcGCAAAATCAGCTTAGGGGCTCATTATCCCAGCGTTCGttcattcatttaatttttaattaattttcccaaCGCCCgcaaaaaatcgaaaaaaaaaagaaaaacaaattaatataagaaggaatatgcatatatatatgtatataaaatgtgGAAGGATTCCGTTGGGCTGCCATCAACACTCGCTAGCTTTTGGCTATTTGTGGGCTTCTTCGGGCCCCGAGTTTCGAAAAAAGAAATGTGTGTAGCCCAAAGGGATGAGTGGGTTGTTCTTTCGGAAGGTAGTCGGGGGCTTCTTTCGCGGGCTGCCTTCTttactatttaattattttcgcTGCTCTTTTAAGCCTGGCCTTTTGCTTACAACTTGTAAAATACTtatgtaataaatattatataaacagTGGAAAACCAAGAAATTTCTGATACAAGAACTCTGATTACACTAATACTAATAACTATAATGagcagaaaatatattatagcACCTTTTTGACcttatacatttaataaagttaaactattttagtttatttatttgtttttaatattaatttattttgctgaTCCTTAAGTTGTTTAAATTCACTACTTAATGTATATAACATGTTcgttttttactttattacaAATGCTTTAAGtgcttttcatttaataaaagacagattttttatttgcctttaaaTTAATCTAGATAGACAATACGTCATAACTTTTTCAAGAACGGAATCTATAATTTACATGCTTCTCAATAAAGGTTATTTTCTAATAGAAAGGGTATTTGAAAATAGCAACCAgcgaagagaaaaaaaaacggaacaGGGAAGcgttaattgattttgttttattctttTGCACTCTCTAAGCTCGCCACACGATGctggggaaaatgggaaaggATGTTTTCGGCGAAAGGAAATgaaaaacgaaagaaaaaCACAGTGAAACAGTAGCAACCCTTTGCCGAAGTTTTTCCCATTCCTGCCCCGCTTCTTTTAtgcttaattaaatattcatcaAACACaatggaaaacttttaaatactCATCAAGTTTGCGGGCATCGTCGTCTTGGGAgacaagaaaatcgacccttGCATTTTCGGGGGAAACTGAGAAGATGAAGCCAAGGATGAGCTCATATGTTTGTCTGGGTCTGCCCGCTCTAATCAATAACAACAAATCGCCGTTtactttgtattttaaatcCGCATTGCCCGTTCTCTTCACATAGTTtatacacaataaaaaattactgagtttattataaagataaaagatattaagttgttttttttccataATTGCATTACTTCATACATAATTATCTCAGGATATCAGAAAAGTTTCTTATTGCtattttcacattttctttgttacatatatagaaatttggctagattaattaaaatgtgttattttaatgtttttctaaTGTTTAACCGCTATAGCAACGTTATTATTCTTGAGATTCGTCTGTaatgatataataattaaatatctCAAATAGGTAGtctattataattttttcgaaaaataaattaaattaaacgagCGTGTACTTAAGAATTTTTGTTATCTTAGTAAAGTTTCCCAATGACCCATCACGagttcaaattttatatttacgactaagatttaaaactttttaagaaaGGTCAAAAAGCTATGTTTGGGAGAACAAAATTTGATAACGTGATCCAATGAAAGCAACGTATTGAAACACTGATAGTCTTGGTGCTTGGGGGATTTGAAAGTATAATAGAAGGCAGCGCGATTATTCGCTGGTCAATCTGCTTAAAAAATCATGGGACGATTGTGGGCACTCGGAGCTTATTTTCTGGGCTGCGTTATTTTGGGCGAAtcctgcaatttttattgtgtttctTTGCAAGAGTGCTCGCAACTTGCACCaggtaattttaaataccGAGCAAATAATTGCCCTATCGATAAAGTTTGTTGCGGAGTGCTCCGTGAGGTAAGTCAAACAATGCCTTTtgtgcaaaatatttaaagttaattatttttattattatttacagaATGTTTATGCGACATCACCGAAACCAGTCAGTTGGCTTGGGGTTTATGGAAGCCAGCAGACTCACACAAAAACCTCAGCTGACTTTTTCAATCGAGAAGAAGTTCCTACTAATACAAAGTGGATCGCACCGATTACCAGATTCGATATTGGTAATAACCGACCCCAAAATCTGGCTAGAGATGGTGTTCAAGACTTACCCCATCAAGACTTACCCGATAATGAACAGTGCGGAATgagaaatggaaatggatgGAGGGTCTCTACGAACCAAGCATCGCCTAGTGAGTTTCCCTGGGTTGTGGCTGTGTTCGACCATGGAAAATATTTGTCGGGCGGCTCTCTGATTAGCCCAAAAGTTGTGCTTACTGGAGCTCACCGCATAAAGTATCTGGTCAATCCAGAAATTGTGGTTAGGGCTGCGGAATGGGACATGAACTCCAACAGAGAAGAGTTCCCCCATGAAGAGCGCGCAGTGGAGAAGTTTGTGTATCATGAAAGATTTAATTATCAAAACGGTGCCAACAACGTGGCTCTTCTCTTTCTGAGATCAAGCTTCCAGTTAAACAACCAAATCCGAACCATATGCTTGCCTAGATACCAAAGCTCGTTCGTAAACCAACGTTGCATTGTTGCCGGCTGGGGCCAGACGAACATCTCGGATCCAAATTTGTCCGCCGTTCTGAAAAAAGTTGAGTTACCTATTGTGGACGGTAGCACATGTGAGCAACAGTTGAAGCCGACCAAACTAGGCTATGGATTTCAGCTTCCCCAGAGTCTGATTTGTGCTGGAGGTGAGCCTAACCAGGACGCCTGCATCGGCGATGGCGGATCTGCCCTGTTCTGCCCCGTAGAGGGCCAGAAATACGTGCAGGCCGGTATCGTGAGCTGGGGCATGGGATGCGGCCTGGAAAACGTCCCAGCAACGTACACTAATGTGCCATTGTTCATAGACTGGATTGAAGAGAAACTGCTAGATTTCAACTATAGATAGTCTGGCAATGGGCTCGGAAAATTGGGAAAATTCAACAATAAAAGATTCATTCACTGAAGCatattttttcctgtttttttgtattaatgcATTGTAAGTCACTCcaagtcaaaaaaaaagtataatatgttcatttgttttaaaaaataaaaatagaatttttaacacagtaaaaaaaagtatttatgctaatataattgtttttctctgtgcatGTGTGGTTACCTAGAGCTCTCCAAGTATTCCCCTTTGGGACATTAAAAACTCATTTCCCCACCCGTGAAGAACCGAATCCCACTCATAACCCATTCCTCTCTAAGAGATTTTCTTGCTTTGTTTGTTATTTCGATATTTCAACAtatgcaaaagtttttgttgttctaCTGCCAACCCCCATACCACATCTGCAAATAACCAGAACCGACTTCTACGGTCTTCTGTTCAGTTAGATAaactttaaatagttttcaagTGTGTGCGAATGATTTTCCGGGAAGGAGTCGGGGGCTAAGGGATGTTCAGCGACTGATGGGTGGGCTTATAAGTGTTCGTGAATCCATTAGAAAtcacataaaaaactataagaTTCTGTTTACTTTacctttttggtttttcattCCTTCTGTTGTTTATTCTCAAAGGGGTGGCTGAGGTTTTTGAAAATTGGCATGAGCTGACCTAATTGGCTTAGGATTACTAAGGAACAAGAttagtaaaatataaatatgttagATGAACGTCTatgtattataaataaatattaatttttgtgttcttgGGAATTTTGTGTCTTTAACgcgaaattttaatatatttaatttattgctgAGCTAGGCATTATTTTTTCGgggaataaaaaacaataaaaaaacgagcacctaatttatttattaatttctgaaaaacccCGACATTGCGACCGCACTTGATTCAAAACATACATTTCACTAATATTCTTGGATTGATAAGGCAAGAATGTTGCTGAAAACCAAAttctataataaaatataaaaaaaaattttgtgggAATTGATAACAACTTGccttgataaatatttaagaaaagaGCGCTCCATCAAATTGTTTGAAACTTAATTGCTATGAATCATTCAAGAGATTAGCCAAACTTTTAAAGTAAAACTAATGTTAGTACTGTTGATTTTATGTTTCTTACAcatcaatatatttaaaagtctATAAGTCAATGGATTATTAATATCAgtatatgcaaattaatttgaattataaaTCAAATCTATATAACTTATTCCCAGCATTTAGAACTTAGTGACTAGCAGATATCAATAACCTAATctattgacattttttttatgttttgccAAGTTTAAATTAATCTAAAATTCTATTATTCCAAAGAAATGACAAGCAAAAGCATCCAAATCTAATGTACCCATGAAAATCAAACTTTAACTTAAGTCCTTCTTGCTCTTTTAACtccaaaaataattgatttatgcCCTATAAATGCATTAAGATAGCCTTTGCTTATGATTCCAAATCCTCCGCTCTGCTCGGTTTGTTCCGTTTCGGTTTGCTTCGTccgatttaattgatttccgTGGCTCTGTGACGGCTCGAGCCAATCGACAGCTCTCGGTAATTGCAAGCCGAATAACCCCTTTTTGCCGTTTGCTATATTGCCAAAAAGAGTCTGCGACAAATGCAATTAACCAGCCGTAACGCCCACACACATTAAGCCAGAAACATAAACCGGGCGAGGGCTTTTGATGTCACTTTTggcaaatgaatttatatgGATGTGATGTGCCGAGTGTTGGAGACTGCAGAATGTGAACGTGAACGTGAGGTGGAGTCAAATATAAGTATTCATATCCCAGGGACATCAAACGACCGTTCTGCTCGTAtgtgaaatatttgaaatattatgaGCTACACTTTCTGGGCCTGGCAGCAATTACACAAATGTAATTTGCAGCTAAATGGaatgtttttaatgaatttatattttccccGCCATATGAGGAAGAAGGGTGAACTCTGTCTCCCACGCAAAACCaagtaaatttatatttctatttaCAGCCCGAAAAATCATTATTGGTATGGTTATCTTAAAATAGAGAAATTTCTATTGcactattttaaaatcttccTTAGGGTAGGTCATTGAACTAACTTTAGTTTTCTTAATGTTTCTTGAGGTGAATGTACccccaaaatattaaatatctgCACTTTCGGGCATACCGAAAATTAAGAGCGTTTTTTGGGCATTCTCATTCAATTGTTGTGCCTTATCTTCATTGTTCGATTGGAGGCTGGTACACTGGTCATGAAAATTATGCTAATTTCGTGTGGAATTTACTTCCAGGGGTGTACTCAAGTTCACTTGTGATTTGCATGTCTATGCCTGGTTACGTACTTCAAGTCATAATTATTCTATGAAGGAAGCATTAGCTAAGCTCTATTGACCTAGAACTTGAGCTTTCCATGCCCGATTTCGGAAGATACGAATGAGCACAAggtttgtttgcatttttattgttgcgtGGATTATCTTAAACTTGTGTAAAGTGTAAAGAttcttattttgaaataaatatataatttataggtATCAAACtatcttttttttagatttaatttttaactttttgttcaattattttgtttagcatATCACattaaatacacatttttaattcaCTAACTAAACGCATAACAATTTGAACCGATTATTCATTGACTTTCGGTTAGAATTTggctgaaaaatatttttatcggaggtaaatcttcaaatgtaaaaatgtaacattttttttttgattagaacatatttaaataaaccatATAAACAGTGTCAGTTTCGGTCAAAAGTTGTGTAGACCAGTGTATTCCCTAGCTGTCAGTCGCacgctctttttttttgtcgccTTTCCCCTCACGGAACCAATAAAGTTAcgaagctttaaaaataaataatactcGGTACGTAATTAGCTCGACGTCATAAGCTGCGGCGAGAGGGATTTTAggagagagaaaaaaattagaatCTGTGACTGATGACATCACAACCGAGCCCTATTTAAAGCTGAAATCGGCGTCAATCGTCGATCAGTTGTCGAAATGAATCAGGCCTCTCTATATCAGCACGCCAACCAGGTGCAAAGGCACGATGCCAAACTGATTCTGGACGAGTTTGCATCGACTTTGCAGTGGCGGTCCGATGGAGAGGATGCCCTCTTGGATGTGGGTTCAGGATCCGGAAATGTGCTCATGGATTTCGTAAGGCCCCTTCTTCCAAAACGGGGACAACTGGTGGGCACCGACATCTCCAGTCAGATGGTGGGCTATGCCAGTAAGCATTACCAGGGTGAGGAACGCACCAGATTCCAAGTTCTGGACATAGGATGCGAGAGGCTACCGGAGGAGCTGAGTGCTCGATTCGACCATGTCACCTCATTCTACTGCCTGCATTGGGTGCAAAACCTGAAAGGAGCCCTCGGCAATATTTACAATCTTTTAAAACCCGAGGGCGGTGACTGTCTTCTGGCCTTCCTGGCCTCGAATCCAGTTTACGAAGTCTACAAGATTCTCAAAAGAAACGATAAATGGTCCACTTTTATGCAGGATGTGGAGCAATTTATATCACCACTTCACTACAGCGTAAACCCAGGCGAGGAATTCAGTCAGTTGCTCAACGAAGTGGGTTTTGAACAACACAATGTGGAAATACGGAATGAAGTATTCGTTTACGAAGGTGTCAGGACTCTAAAGggtgagaaaaaaaatacatttacaatttttagccgccaaacaaatttgtatatttacatttttagataATGTGAAAGCCATTTGCCCTTTTTTGGAGCGCATGCCTTCCACATTGCATGAAGAATTCCTTGACGATTTCGTAGACATTGTAATATCCATGAATTTGCAGCAAGGCGAAAAGAACGAGGatcaaaagtttttatctCCTTATAAACTGGTGGTTGCCTATGCTCGCAAGACCCCCGAATTTGTAAACAAGGTTTTCCTAGATCCGCCACATCATAGCTTGTTCAAGGGAATTAACTAGTCTTTCTGGTTAGCTTGTAAGGATTCGcagataattaaatatttcagagtcTATTAATGCCAAATAATGtacttaacttaaatttaaaagaatacaAAGTTCCTAAAATTGGTCACACATATACTTATAGTTAAATAGcatacattaaaatatataaaactaattaaatttatttactctACAATTTTTAAGGCCTTCTATTTGGTATACACTGGTTAAAAACGTATTAAATCCAAATATATTGTAGTTCATTTAAATATCGATTTGATTTTCATTCATTGTAGTTTAcgtttcttaaaattttaaaatgcatttaattcaaataggatctattttaaatctaatatttttcacattaaacaaaaaatatttgaatattaaattttgcaattaaatatgcatttatatttacttttttttatcagtgtataAATGCTTTGTGcattatttgtttaacattGTACTCGCATTTATAAACCACAAAACGAGATAAACATAGCTACAATAGTTCCatgttattcaaattattttaccTAACATTGCGATTCAACAATATGgttaatcattttaataacaacACTTGGACTGGCTTAAAAATGGAATATGCAATCAAATATTCTATTTGATTTATCATTTATAGAGAGGCTTTAGGTATTATAATTGCTGCTTTTGACAGATCCAATTATTTCAACAGCAAGTATaactctgtctctgtctctctctcactctcccTCTCATTTCAGTACTAAATATAGTTGTAAGGGGTTTAACTCTCACTCTCCGTAGAACTTTTCATCTTTCCGAAAGCTTAACGTCAAAAACCGCGCGTTTCCCTCGCGATTTTGTTGTATCAAAACTTTTGCTCAGACGAAAAGCCGCCCGTTGCGAGTTGCGGATCCGTTGAAAGGGTTGAAACTGTTGCCATTTCATTCtaagaacaattttaattgtttttccggTTTTCCTTTTTACGGCTGTGGGTTACGTATGCTCTAGAGTTTGTTGTGGAATTTCAAAATGAGTTATTAACGCGATGTTCGCAGAAATGCGCATTCATGTCATTTATCAGTGGGTTAGCATTTTTGAGGCGTGAGCTTGTCTAGCCTCCAGGCAATTGGCAGTCCATCCGCTGAATCCCCCAAACCCCCAAAAGTAGTAAATGTTTGTCTTAatctttgatttttgttttcgctcGCATTTAAAACCATCTTAACCCTCAGAAAATCTCTCGCCCATACTGAAAACAGCCCCCTCTTTGTTTCTGGCAAATGTAAACGACAGGAATTAATTTAGATAAATGATTTCTCAAGTGCGCTGGCTGGGCTTCAGACGATTTGCCGCCTGTCAGTCAAACGGATTCTACATTTTCCCCCATTCTCGCCCACTTTTCTGGGTTTCCGCGTTGGGGCGTGGCATGCGATTTGTATATATCCCCCAGTCTTATCCCATGAACTTACCAACCCGTCTCAAAATTGTTTTCGCAAACAAATTTTCGTAttgaaatttgatttatttgttaatttgtttgtaatgAATTTTCCGTTTGCTTGGATGCCTGCCCCGAAGGTTGGGGTGGGGGCGGGTATTGGTTGCTCTTTAATTGCCTGTTCCTGGCATTTCGGTTTTTCTTCTCTGCATCATTTGTTGAGCTAATTTTCTTCGAACTTGAAAGATTTTAGGGGGGAAATTGTTGTGCTTTGGCTTGGAAagaacaattggaaaaattcCTAGCCTCGATTTAGTTTTGAAGGGGGCATTAGTAACAGTAatcaaatggtttttaaatttgattaaattttatatttttacatttcagTCCTTAGTGTGTATATGTCTTATTATAAACTGTTTCTTTACTTAGCAATATTCAAGTTATGGTTATACTGAAACTGTTATTTACTGAATGTTTtctaattagttttttatttgtgaatTGCTACGTGCTTTGGTTTTGTTTCATGCGACTTCTTGCTGAAAATTTGCGCTTGATTATAATTTCGGTTTGATAATTATCTTgactttgttatttttttgtactttgaTCTTTTCCCGTTCCCAGcttaatttcattattattttatacatgTCTGAGCATAAAAAGTTTCGctgtctaaataaaaatatttatttaaacaaaagtagaattaatatattgataatcagcaaataaaaaatccaattctGCGTAAAGCATATTTTGGTGTCAAGAATAGTCTCTTACAGagagtttaaaaattatttaaatgaattaaccACGCATGTTCACAACTGTCCAGCAGTCTTATGCGCAATCTGCTGACTCTGCATTTATAGTCTCTGACCCACCCGATTCCGCCAGTCGATTCCGGAGGCGTAACCGCAAAAACAAACACCGAATACCGGAACTGAACAGCGGCGGATGTCGTGAATATACATACGGgtgtatatatgtgtatatatatgtttctCTGAGGGGGCGTGTGCATTTGGCTGGAGTTCAAACAAGCGCGTCGCCATCGAAATGAAATGTTCGGATTTTCAGGTGGGTTTGCCTCCAAACTCTCACTCACTGACCATTCTGTTTAAGTTTACTTAGCGGTTTTGTTGACTCTCTGGCGTTTTGATTGCGTTTTCCAAATGCAAATGTGAAAAGGACAGCTCCGAAATCCGGGGCTTGTCGGGTTTTATCTATTTAATGGCCACCAAAAGGCAATCTTACACGCAcacattaaataacaaattgaaTAGAAGGATGAGATGGCGAGAAATGTGCCTCATTATATCAAATTATAGGAGGAATATTGTAATTTACTTTTCGACTCGGTATCATGTGcggctttttattaaaaattcaacacTAACGAggcgcttttgtttttatggccGAGTCCTCTTCAGCTATCTCTTTCTAGCCGACTCTTGCTATCCCTCTCCTGCTGTCCTTTGCGTTGcaaataagaattttaataaattatatagtaATATGACAAAAACGTTGGCGCAGACTTGCCAGCAGTGGCGTATACTTTGTAATGAAAGGGATAAGTTTTGTTTCAGGAAAGTTCAATAAGACTTTTGATAACATTGAATATTgaaatatagatttttttataaacaccAAAACTACATATCTAATATATACAtaagatatatttatacattcatGTAATAAGTCTTTCAGCAAAGTTAGTTGCACATAAACATAATttgaatcaaaaataattcatttacGTATCCGAAtcctttttaatgtttttatttactagCGTTATTGTGCATTATATCACTTTCGAACCTTTTCTGACAAAAATCAAAAGCCACGCCCCTGAGCTGCCCCTTTGAGTCCTAGTGTCAATGTAGAAGGCAAGGGctcattaatttttcaataacaaaatgttgctttcgtaaaaaaatgtagtcaaaaaaattgtagaaaAATTTCTCGAAAAATTTGTTAGCCAACTTGCAGCTAATTATGGGCACCAGGGGAAGCAACCGGAAACCCTTTGGGATGTCGAGTTAGCCCACGCTTAATccttttctttccttttttgtgGAGTGTTTCCGTACTTCATTACGTTTGgctttggtttattttaatttcattttatgatTTAACTTTACACCTGCTTGAAAAAcgacacacccacacacaagGACTCTGGACTGcacttcaattaaaaaccCGAGTCCTGGCCAAGGCACTTAAGTGCTTTTTACTCCGTTCCCCAGCGAAAGGTGTGAGAACGTTTCTTTTGcccaaattattttaacattttctgcCATGGTGGGGGgcttaccaaaaaaaaagggacaaCAGTAATATGAAGATTTCTCTCGAAGAGTTCCTGGCATGCCGGGTCAAGGGTTTCTGAAAAGCAATGCTTTTGGACTAGGGTTTTGGGATCGGGTTTACATTCTCGGTTTGGGGGGCTTGAAGTCAACGTCCAACACTTCGTGGGGCAAATCTTCGTGTAATCGGATAAGGTAATTGGGAAGCTTTGTCTAGACATTAAGTGTACAtagtaaattttgttttccccaGTTTTGACCGAAATATGACTGCCATTGCGGATGTTTTTGGGTTAAGGCAAGGCACTTGGCACAGTGGGCTCTTAATGTTGTCAAATGGCCTTAAGaagaataaagaaaaaacacaaatttttgaGATCGGTTTATAAATGCTTTGATTTTTTGTCAATTCTTTTTTGTGAAAGCTACCAgacatttattatattttcctatattttttcgtgtttttctaCAACTCAATCCCCTATTAATTATCCATTTTCTTATTACATGTAATATATGAACAACCCCCAAACATATCCCACTGTACTAACTTTACGGCCGTCAATCAGGAATCGTCTCACATTGGAAACCTTTTCGGTGTTCGGCCACAAAACTTTTGTACGGCAACACATGTTCCTTTTGCGTAGTTAAAACTCCTCTTtcctttttggccaagtaACGAACCAACTCCAATCACTTGAACGAACAACTGCGACGGCTTTTAAtaaatcgatttaaatttctgaTCATA
This genomic stretch from Drosophila gunungcola strain Sukarami unplaced genomic scaffold, Dgunungcola_SK_2 000001F, whole genome shotgun sequence harbors:
- the LOC128261646 gene encoding phenoloxidase-activating factor 2-like, giving the protein MGRLWALGAYFLGCVILGESCNFYCVSLQECSQLAPGNFKYRANNCPIDKVCCGVLRENVYATSPKPVSWLGVYGSQQTHTKTSADFFNREEVPTNTKWIAPITRFDIGNNRPQNLARDGVQDLPHQDLPDNEQCGMRNGNGWRVSTNQASPSEFPWVVAVFDHGKYLSGGSLISPKVVLTGAHRIKYLVNPEIVVRAAEWDMNSNREEFPHEERAVEKFVYHERFNYQNGANNVALLFLRSSFQLNNQIRTICLPRYQSSFVNQRCIVAGWGQTNISDPNLSAVLKKVELPIVDGSTCEQQLKPTKLGYGFQLPQSLICAGGEPNQDACIGDGGSALFCPVEGQKYVQAGIVSWGMGCGLENVPATYTNVPLFIDWIEEKLLDFNYR
- the LOC128261648 gene encoding juvenile hormone acid O-methyltransferase, translated to MNQASLYQHANQVQRHDAKLILDEFASTLQWRSDGEDALLDVGSGSGNVLMDFVRPLLPKRGQLVGTDISSQMVGYASKHYQGEERTRFQVLDIGCERLPEELSARFDHVTSFYCLHWVQNLKGALGNIYNLLKPEGGDCLLAFLASNPVYEVYKILKRNDKWSTFMQDVEQFISPLHYSVNPGEEFSQLLNEVGFEQHNVEIRNEVFVYEGVRTLKDNVKAICPFLERMPSTLHEEFLDDFVDIVISMNLQQGEKNEDQKFLSPYKLVVAYARKTPEFVNKVFLDPPHHSLFKGIN